The sequence TTTCCTCGAAACTGtacataatacaaatataattcatcagataactgaaaaatattctttaatgtttAAAGTACCTTTGCATCCGTAAATTAccataatattaaaatcactattgaattgaaatctttatttatagcagtagtattaaacattattttcataaaaaagcacAGATTTGCTCACTAGATGAATATTTTCCTGCTTTTTTAATagcaatcttcattttttttagaatttttgcacTTTATTATCGGGCTTTGTTTGTCAATTGCCATTATTTTTTGTCATTcgcataaaatgtaaaaatgacaTCCCAAATGCTACTTTTggagtataaaaagaaaattaagagcattaacattttgttttagcAGCATTCTCTCCCCCAAATTGGTGCCCAATGCACCAATGTCGTCTTTGTTCTATGTCGTCTTTGTTCTCTTCTAATAGCCACATCTTTCGATTGTATCAGTCAGTTGAATGTCAACTCTAAATGTCCAAGACATGATTTTACTCCGAAAATCAGTTTCTTTCACGAACAATTTCAGAATGGTATGATTCTCACAGGAAAAGTGAAAGAACGACACTTTTACAATATTGTACTTACTGTTATCTGTTTCTGTCATTTTATataagttaagaatttttttgtacataatttcctttaaaaaatgaagattttatttaatggaataatttagtgaataaaatatttcgattataattttctttaattttgcgcCGTTTCTCAATACAGATGTTATCGAGATAAAAGTGTCCATAAGAGAAAACAAACTTTTCGTTTCTCCATGAAAGAGACAAATGAATGCCTCTagatttctttattgttattgtGAAGGTTAATCTTAATGGACACTTTAAGTATGTGGTTAAGTTCgggttgaatttttttgaaaaagttcgaaaccgtttatatttttgaatatttgcatataacagactgaaaaaaacaacaacaacagaataactctataaaactgaaatatactAGTTAAGTGGCAAAAGTGTctcaaaaattctaaagaaaggactattttgtttaatgtataaaaaaaatcttcatgatTAACCAAaggatttgcttaaaattttgcagataacttaagaaacattttatctAGTTCCtgataagctgtatttctatgtATTCTTTAACCATTTGGAGTAGACcaataaataacacgaaattgttttacttttttatattattgagcactaaaacaactataaagtatttttaaataaatatattacttattctctaTTTCAGGAACTGCATAACTTATTGAacaattattataccaaatttgatgtaaacattagattttaatttatgagagcTTCCATAAGATAATTctaccaaagattagaatttgagaaaatatcatctaaagatgtaagtcaaccatctaactctccgatcagcccgaaggcacacggatttaaaccataaaactgaatgaccggaacagcaacattggcgggaactgtggttgagtcctaagggccgtcaccggccacggtacaaccctccccgaaggaagtacgtcccgtcatcgatgggaggagccagatcccccacctattagtgtaccctccatggtggcgagatccaaccaccatgccggaagcatctcatcctcatttcgaggtgccccccggggggtcatctaaagatgtaaaatagcattaaaatgtatgtgaataaaaatataaaattcagaagcgtgaatacacacatatatatatagcatttcataatttcgcaaaaaaaaaaaaaatcgatttttaaatgtGGTCACCTATCTTTAACAGAGTGGAAGTGATACCAGGAGAGTctcttcatgttttaaaaataataagtattttcaaaGTAATGTGATTTCTCTATTTTCTTCCAGTCTCAGAGCCTGTGCTCCCCGGTTCCTGCAGTCCCTGCAGGTGCGAGATGAGAACGAAGTTCGTGTTTTCGAATGCCATGTGGATGGATACCCAAGACCGGACATACGATGGGAGAAATCCGGGAGACCTATTGGAAAATCCAGACGAGTCCATATGACGAGATCTGGAGACAAGTAGGTGGCGACTGAAATGATTCTTTTTAAGTTCCATTGCTTGCTGTTAAATTGAAAAGCATTCCAAATCGCAGTGAATAAATACATCGTATGCAATAACCTGCTTCCCTTTGCATCTTTtactttagaaattaaatgaatagatAACCAACTTGTTGGGAGTTAGTTGTTGTTTGAGCAATAATATACTTCAATGCTATTGAAGGTAAATGTTGCAATATCACTTAtgtttggttcaaattttgaagaattttttttagtggTCTAGAACCTCAAAAGAAATAACCTACAAATGAGGTAGTTCCAGGGCGAACGATTTTGTATGTCAGATTATAGAAGTTGCGATTTATCATcttatcatgttaaaattaataaataattctgccataatatcaaaaaatgaaaaaaggtttcaagaagatttttttaGTGCGcccaatcaataaaaaaaaggggggaactatgtattataattaaattataacgaagtcttattttcatggtttttctTAAACTTGTTCTGCTGTAAGCGTATTTAATAATTGacataattttgacatttatatttcgatacttaaaaaaatgaagcgtGAATTAGcgaaagaaaaatggttttttCAAGTTTCAGTGATGTAACAGAAAAATACTTCAATTCtttggaaaagtaaaatattctataatttatttattttctgttcgagaaacttttgaacaaaaatttattatggccataatgcaataaaaaaaaagaggaaaaattatcttattttatcaatatgGAACAAACGTTATGAGAGGATTCCGATTCTATACATGAAGTAATATGAATTATGTCAACTTGCTGTACATTTGTTTGATAGATCacagctattttttttctaaatctaggAACTTAGAAGTAATAATCTCCTTTGTTAAATAAGAGAATTTTGGAACTTCGTAAATTCTTTATACTTATTCTATCATACCttggaatgaaattaatatatttatccaaAACTTAAAGACAAAATTATATACCAAGAATAGAAACTTATAGAAacgatatatttttcataaaatgcttatGGGCGAGAGAAGAGGAAATCATGTTTCAAACAATGGTCAAAAGATGGCAGCACgagattttaaaagttatttcgctttaattttagattttagttcaCATCAAGatgaatttttgtaatgttttttagtaaatattatttgcttcgatgaaaattgtataaatattcgATTGTATATATATTCGATTGTATAAATATAGCATCAGCAACTCAGTTTAAAGTTGCAACGCTTAAATGCTCTATGTATTTATAACAAGTcacatatttcttttactttaattttacttatcttattttataatctGAAGATTCTAAGATGACTGAAGCTTAATGATTCTgatattttccattaaaagatGAATGGAacacgaatttttttaataataaaataatattaaattcaaatgaatatattcatCTGTTTAacaatagagaaattttagctgttgccagaattaaaactattaaaatatagaaactatttaaattataattgtgaaaaatttcaccataaaaattgttacaaaaagtgtaatagaatttttttttttttttttttttgtaaagaaactttaaaataggAGAAAATTACCACTTATAAAAAggcatgttaaaattattttttcatgtttttaagtgAATTCAAACATATtcagcaacaataaaaataattagcaacGATAATAATAATTGACATGATTTGAAAAATGTACTAAACGGGAATTTTCACAACttggaatttctaaattttcttcttaattcttaatttacgggaaaatttgaaaaattcgttCCACTTTCTCTGAGCTTTTTCGATTGAGTGGTAATGGCAAGttgcatttatctttttatttttgacatttatacTCAAAATTCCCTACGTTTTAAGCGTGAATGattaaaagagagaaataaagccagcgataatttaaaataatattatgaaaattttaaaaacgaataaaatgtcGAGATTGCATTCTTggaaaaatgaaacgaaaactTATTTTTCCccactatttttaaattacactaaGTCTAATGTAAATTTATGCCAGAGActgaattcgaaatattttttatcaaatttttttatttttagttttaaaagattttaaagatgtatttaaaactgaataaaagtaCTAAtttgataggaaataaaatttgtttatataacaagtaagtattttgaaaataagttaaattttaggTTTGATACTTAGTAGTGCtgtaaaaaattgtagaaaatattgAAGCTGAATGAAACTCAAAAGACGTAgagataaaaaattctttataaatgacgtcagaaatattttgattttatgaaataattataatatagcGAAATTATTGTGTACTCATTATGAATTTATGCTTTCGAAAATGTATTAATCATCtcacatattaataaaaactaggtaatttatgaatttaattaatttattttttaaatttttatacgaattttaaatttaattttttttgtaatatatatgcagaaaataatgcaaattatttaaaattttatcttttgctgttaacatttttaattccatCGCACTATAAgagcactgaaaaaaaaatagcgacGTATAAAAAGCGTTATCATTCCAAAGACAAATTCCTTGTTGAGCATTTAGGAAGTTTATCCATTTCCGGTCTTCTCACCGGAATTTCATTTGCCTAATAAGCAAACATTCTTCCGAATCTGTGCATTCGAAACGGTAACAATTTATTCGCCCTTCCCATGAAACCGTTCCTGATATCTTCGATAGAATACCAGGTAACCCATTTGCTCTGCAGGTGTTCGTGTTTATCGTacaggaaataaattattcacttgTTGTGCTTTTGAGAGTGTCAGAACTTTGTTTGCTTTTCCAGGTGCCTCTTGCAAATCAGGATGCCGCAGATCGAAGACATGGGTGTCTACAGCTGCATTGCAACGAATATTGTGGGCACAGCAACAACGCAGTTTAAAGTGGGATCTGCAGGTGAGAAATGGCTATATCACTCTTTATAGAAATGGCGCGCATTCTTTCAGTAATGATGAAAACGTGGAGATTTTATAGCAGTCGACCATAAATAAGTATTACTATATACATCTTTCTGTCATGTTTGAATGTGCATTTGACAACTGAAAATCATTATGACATTttagttctaaaattatttaatgttcaaattgaaaaatattcgtcgTTTCATTATGCCATTAAAGTTTCAGAATCATTGAAAGAGTAATTGTTTTATTCCATTCGAAAGGGAATAggattgtttagaaatatataaaagagattaaaaatccCATTATCAAGCAATACCAgcgtatttatttcaaatagactGCTACATATATCTCTTAGTTTATCTTTACTACTTTTCAATGCATATAAAATCTTAATCTTATGTTTACGactgcaaaattttttaagttgacgaagttgccatttttttaagctaaaatatttatgttcctttattaaaatgattttaaataatgaagcgaaatataaaaatctttgtaactttaaaagtttttgctAAGGTGTTGAGTTGTAAGAATGtgaatgcaaattatatatatatatatatatatatatatatatatatatatatatatatatatatatatatattaacacgaaatttaaaagtaaaaattattaaaaatattttttattatttaactatttgcaTTTTTAGTTCGAAATTTTGTGTGAGATGAGAAACATAAAATGCGAATAAGCTGtgatattcgaatttttttttatatttaaaatacaataaataacaaaatgagtTTAGGTTAGtggtaattttttgtaatattctttaattttttgagttaatcaaaattcaattatatttatttcggtaatattcagaaatgttaaaaaaagaatatttttcatgttaaattgttgctattccaaatttgattatttcatattcattaacaattttagtTACTAATGTGGGAAAAGCTACATTATTTTTGAGTTAcctatttaaatacaaattttttaaaactatgtttgaATAATGAATATAGTTATAGCAAAGCAATAACAAGGTATATATCTTATTTTTGgcttacataattaaattaaattaaattaatgtattgcATGtgtatctgcatttttttttttgcttcatgaACGACTCGATGTTCTTTCGGATTTCTTCTTTTCTATAAGgaaacttattataaatttattaactgtatACCAATGAGTTGCATTTAATGAACACTTGCTTTACTGCCAAGCTTAGCACTCAATTATgtggaacaaataatttttaaaagttaaagcaTTATCATTTTTAAGGGTATAACCTAAAATCGTGCTTAGAAACTGCTTTTGTTATCATCAAATGCATCTTTAGCATGCGAATTTTAAACCTTTCTAAATTCTTTCTTCTTCAAGGCATTCAAAAGATGAATGGCACTTCGAATCACAGACTGAGCCCAGCAGTGAAGAAACCGGTGAGATCTAGATCCATGGAAAGGTCTTTAGAATCTCTTTCCGATGAAAAATGTCATCAAAGTGTTTCACGAAACCGTTCACAAAGCGGCTCTCGCAAATCCAAGCAAGATCCCCCAAAATCTAGAATATCTACTTTTGCCAAtcatatttggaaaagaaacGATCATTCAGTGGAAAAGCCACCAACAGAAGCACAAACGCAAAAACGTGAAATACTCATTGACATCAGCAAGAAGCAACTTTCAAAATCCATGGATGATTGCAGAAAGAACAAACGAAGTTTTTTAAACCGTGTTAAAATACCAGATATTTTCAGCGCACAAAAAGCTGAGACGGAATCGgagccatttaaaaatattcttaacggAAGTGATGttgaaaatcatctaaaaaatagTGAAATCATAACAGAACATAATTCGAAGAATTCCATTAAAGGTGTAGTTCCAAACAATTCAGTTTGTTCTAGGGGAAGATCGGCAGTTGATGATGCACCCATTCAGCTGTCCACTAGAGAGAGAATAGCTGCCTACATGAAGCGTTTCGAAACCCAACAGAAAACTGGCAGAAACAAGGAAACAGCGTATGAgttagaaatgaaaaaagttaagtCAAAAGAAACGCTGGAAAAAAGCAGGTCACTCAAGAGAAATATCAGCAATGAAAAGAAGCTTgctgaaaaggaagaaaataaattgctGGTCCCAAGTGAAAAtgataatagcatttttaatttcagtaaatttatgcGACGAAAAAGTTGTGATAGTGATAGAAGACAAAATGAAAGCAGCTTCATTGAAGTCAAACTTGTAAATACATCACTAGATCTCGAATGCACTTCAAATGAAAAAGAACGCAACAATTCGACAGTTGGTGATCTTATGGAATTAGACGAagatcaaaataaacaaaatgctaTCGGCCATGTAGATATTGTCCCAAACAATACTTTTAGCATTGTGGCCGAGAAATCGATTCCtacaaaaaactatttaatggTAGAAAATTCCAAAGATGAAGCTTTACTTGGTAGAGAAAATACAATACCGGAAGATGTTGGTAACGAAAACAAATCACAGAATGAAGCAGAGAGAAGTGTAGATGACAAAACCTTTTTCAGTTTCAGTAAATTCATGCGGCGGAAGAGCAGTGACAGTAGTAAGAGAAACAGTTCCGAGGATGTCAGACTTGATGTAACTGCAGTGAATTCTAGTGCAAAGCACAGAAATTCATTACCGAGTTCCAATACAAATGTAGACACCTCAACTGATTTTAAGAATGGCTCTGTGAAAGATGTCCGCGAATTTAAAATACTTGAGAATGAAAAGGCCTTTGAAAGTGTGATTAACATTAATGAATCCCTTCAAGTGAAgaagaaatgtaatgaaaaagaACTTGAGAAAGTAGAGGAGGGCAAAACTTCCGAAAGAAAGGATGCTGACAGtagcttttttaatttaagcaaGTTTCTAAGACGAAAAAGTAGCGATAATTCTAAGAAGcaaaatgatgaagaaaaaaaaattcaggattcCTCATCGAATCCAGATCAAGAATCAAAAGTAGAAGAAAAGAACTCTGCAAGTCATTTGGTTTTAAACGTAAATAGAATTGCAGAGTCAAATAGTGCCTATGATTCTGATAATTCGAATCCTGTGGTCTTCCTTAAATGTAATGTTCCTAGTAATAAACGGAATTGCGATGAAAATGtcgaagaaattaaaaatacttcatctTTGTACAGTTCTAGTGATTTGGACCTAGGGGCTCTTGAGCCAATTGATACTAACCTTTTGGATACCTTTGAAGATTTAAAGAGTGCTGATCAGAACCATCCTGATATCCATGACAATATCGGTAAGTAAATTTAAGCATTTCACCCTTTTTTTTTGTGTAACCATTCTTCAGCttagttaaaaaaatggatttcagtTTTGAGAAAtgatctatttttattgaaatttttttaaaaatacaatcattgaatttttttgcccAACTTTGTTATATCACAAATTATTTGCTGTGAATCATATTGTTAGTGTTTTTGACATATATTACCAATATAAAGATAAGGAAtagtaatttcttttgtttaataaaaaaaagtttctctaaagtttttttaagtcaatccgaatattaataaataattctttaagcatttttaaagacAAAGACGTGCATGATAGTTGTCATGGATGCTTTAAAGCTgctttagataatttattttatgatttttttggaaatttgaaattattgtttttatttgaatttttttgtatttttaaaggaaaaaaacgatataaaaaggaatttgcaGCGATTGAATTAAAACGCATTACGGACGACAATGAAGTCGAATGTAGACGAAATATTTCGGCCAAAACTAAggctttatttttatgaattcattttttccttcttaaattaaaatgaatttcaaatgctCGCAATACATCGAAGGTTCACCGGTATAAAACGAAACaacactaaaattattattttttttaacaaaataaacaacaGGCCATAGAATTTCTCtatcatataaaatgaaacttaaaaaaagcaTAACTTTTTAAAGGAGCCTATGTTGTGACTCTCTAAGAAGTAGAGTTAACAAGTTATTAGTAAATTTGAGAGATTTGGTTCCAAAATGAATGCctcataaacaataaaatttctgaagtttGTGCCTGATGTTGAACAGTGATTAAGTTTATCAAAAAACATCGGCAGGCAAAGATTTGTAAGCAGTTTTTGTTCTAAGGCATCCAGAATAAAGTTATAGGAAACTTCAATCAACAAGTCTGATGCGCTGTGTAGGATTTAATAAGCCACAGTTTGAAAAAAGTTGTTAACTagtgatttaatattttactactgtaattattgtaaattaataacGACGGAAATGTGATGccctatttatatttaatatttattctaatactgttttaatttaattccaattactattatttttatatggtcatagaatcaaaatatatccatttacacttaaaatttatttgcttgtatTTTAAATCTGGATTTTTTTGTAAGGCCCATAtactagatatatttaaatttttgaaaaatatggatataaaaattagttgccatatacagttttcaaaatttagaataatatgttataatgtacaagatgaaaattattgaaaaagttttgaaCGGTTGTAATTAGTTCtaacaaatagtttaatattatataaaagttccTCAGCCGGGGGCGCTTAAAATGCactattattccaaaatttaataattactaaatttagtaATTCTACTTTTAGTCTCAGttgtttgaaaatatagtttaggttaaatataatttcgtcagcgagcttgtccatggcaagtgtcattataaacaacaacaacaatcttGTAGAATGCATCCATCTAGCAATAGCATATGAGCGTTTATAATGCAAATTATGCTATTTATAAcgtaaacaaaattctaattccaCGAAGAAAAGAAATATACGTTTTAATTTCTATCATTTCTTTTGCACACAATGTATTTCTATATCTAtttgttacaaattattaattttttatagctttatttagacttttgaataattttgcataaatagtATCAATACTTTGCacagatattgaaatttttaatggaattaatttccATGGAGTCATTTCGATATTCTTTACAAGAATAACCACTTATGTTttcttacaaagaaataaaagttttttttttttttttttgtaagatgaGCAAGGACTTACGCTTTTGGTTTTATACAATGAATAGTACTTGAACATAAATCGACTCTTTTACTTTAACAACTATAAAATAATGCGCAAGTGCACGcaaattcatgtaatttttccgaatttattttaaagaaaaacaaaaagataaagataaattctgttttgtttaagaaaatggtaaacaaaagataaaatataaaaagccaTTGATTTTGTCTTCATTACTTTAATTTTCGATATTCCCAAATTTCGGGAGAAGgtttataatatacatatatataatagttCGAAGTAAAAGAATTatgactaattttaaaattattatagtttttaagaTTCGTGTACAAggtttaatgaaatagaaaaaaaattcacaatgcaTCGTATT comes from Argiope bruennichi chromosome 2, qqArgBrue1.1, whole genome shotgun sequence and encodes:
- the LOC129990133 gene encoding twitchin-like isoform X1, which codes for MNSRSCPSPRRSLRACAPRFLQSLQVRDENEVRVFECHVDGYPRPDIRWEKSGRPIGKSRRVHMTRSGDKCLLQIRMPQIEDMGVYSCIATNIVGTATTQFKVGSAGIQKMNGTSNHRLSPAVKKPVRSRSMERSLESLSDEKCHQSVSRNRSQSGSRKSKQDPPKSRISTFANHIWKRNDHSVEKPPTEAQTQKREILIDISKKQLSKSMDDCRKNKRSFLNRVKIPDIFSAQKAETESEPFKNILNGSDVENHLKNSEIITEHNSKNSIKGVVPNNSVCSRGRSAVDDAPIQLSTRERIAAYMKRFETQQKTGRNKETAYELEMKKVKSKETLEKSRSLKRNISNEKKLAEKEENKLLVPSENDNSIFNFSKFMRRKSCDSDRRQNESSFIEVKLVNTSLDLECTSNEKERNNSTVGDLMELDEDQNKQNAIGHVDIVPNNTFSIVAEKSIPTKNYLMVENSKDEALLGRENTIPEDVGNENKSQNEAERSVDDKTFFSFSKFMRRKSSDSSKRNSSEDVRLDVTAVNSSAKHRNSLPSSNTNVDTSTDFKNGSVKDVREFKILENEKAFESVININESLQVKKKCNEKELEKVEEGKTSERKDADSSFFNLSKFLRRKSSDNSKKQNDEEKKIQDSSSNPDQESKVEEKNSASHLVLNVNRIAESNSAYDSDNSNPVVFLKCNVPSNKRNCDENVEEIKNTSSLYSSSDLDLGALEPIDTNLLDTFEDLKSADQNHPDIHDNIVSESSNDYPTTGSQASFQGDGKSTGRALPLIHIEQEDGDDDFKLEEDVVEGSISNEPCEETVDDQQVPRSLPIKKPLKGRIGYSSPLIEEECEDLPDEESQTLTLKTDLQRVSSPVESPARIVKGPQSVTVLRGESVTLAICFNGYPPPKVTWMKGGRVLSDEGGRLSILDGREMSVVTVNDVTADDSGKYVVSVENQGGGDSCFASVAVVGFPEPPGGEPTASEVTDHSLVLSWYGSMYDGGSVVTGYVVEMCTLPDKKWHKVASSVNTSCSVPGLSKGQRYIFRVRAENRYGTSHPSKESKIIRLDDFLNDESSEEEEPAEELSAPITIESGNNFTERFDLKEEVGKGRFGTVYRCVERSCSRPRAAKVIRCLKVKDKEKVRQEIEIMSRLHHPKLMQVLAAFESGRNMIMVMEYISGGELFERVIADDFVLTEQDCILFMRQICDGVAYMHRNNVLHLDLKPENILCKTRTSHKIKIIDFGLARIYQQDDSLRILFGTPEFVAPEVINYEPVCPASDMWSVGVICYVLLSGLSPFMGDNDTETFANITRGEMDFDDEAFDEISDDAKDFISKLLVKNVRNRMSSEQCLKHPWLATAGLSQKRPLSTEKLKRFIIRRKWQKSGTAIRALGRMVSLSRSSLGSSCDSYSPLGSPTSSRSRSRSSIISRSETTESAESDVFQDLSR